One stretch of Aquimarina sp. Aq107 DNA includes these proteins:
- a CDS encoding Dps family protein, whose amino-acid sequence MNNSNNNTVKELNVLLADYHLYYQKLRNFHWNITGRNFFELHLKFEELYEDAKLKIDEIAERILTLRAKPISNYSSYLTTSSLEEAETNLIDHEMVTTILNDHDILLKQLRIVTKEAEAAGDEGTLDITGTYIADLEKTSWMLNAWNQKS is encoded by the coding sequence ATGAATAATTCAAATAACAACACCGTAAAAGAACTAAATGTCCTATTAGCAGATTATCATTTGTATTATCAAAAATTAAGGAACTTTCATTGGAATATTACTGGACGTAATTTTTTTGAATTACATCTAAAATTTGAAGAACTATATGAAGATGCTAAACTAAAAATTGACGAAATTGCTGAAAGAATTTTGACTCTTAGAGCTAAACCTATCAGTAATTATAGTTCTTACCTAACTACTTCTTCTTTAGAAGAAGCTGAAACTAATTTAATAGATCATGAAATGGTAACAACCATACTTAATGATCATGATATTTTATTAAAGCAATTAAGAATTGTAACAAAAGAAGCTGAAGCAGCAGGAGACGAAGGTACCTTAGATATTACTGGCACATATATTGCTGATTTAGAAAAAACAAGTTGGATGCTAAACGCTTGGAATCAAAAAAGTTAA
- a CDS encoding SdiA-regulated domain-containing protein yields MKLKISIFLIGITLSVSCQKKSQHDFLTVNHLSNSLKEISGLTRLPNDVHLYAINDSGNENILFRLNEKGEILDEIKIPESKNIDWEDLTYDHQNNIYIGDFGNNNNDRKKLSIYTVSGIASNSIKTSVIEFTLEDQKKFPPSKKKRNFDIEAFIYKNGSFYLFTKNRSSKFNGETKLYKLSNKPGQTQVAKLIGKYNTCNDSNDCFISGAAINSEGNKIALLTYNKIFILSEFEEDHLFNGKIEKIKLNHFSQKEGICFKNDSTLFIVDERRKNSKGKIYQYLLHK; encoded by the coding sequence TTGAAACTAAAAATTTCCATTTTTTTAATAGGTATTACCCTATCTGTTAGTTGTCAAAAAAAAAGTCAACATGATTTTTTAACTGTAAATCATTTATCAAATTCTTTAAAGGAAATATCTGGTTTAACTAGATTACCAAATGACGTGCATCTATACGCTATTAATGATTCTGGAAATGAAAATATACTTTTTCGGTTAAATGAAAAAGGGGAAATCTTAGATGAAATCAAAATCCCTGAGAGCAAAAATATTGATTGGGAGGATTTGACTTATGATCACCAGAACAATATATACATAGGGGATTTTGGAAATAATAATAATGATCGAAAGAAACTATCTATCTATACTGTATCTGGCATTGCGTCAAACTCTATCAAAACGAGTGTTATAGAATTTACACTAGAAGATCAAAAAAAGTTTCCTCCCTCGAAAAAGAAAAGAAATTTTGACATAGAAGCTTTTATTTATAAAAATGGAAGCTTCTATCTTTTTACCAAAAACAGAAGTTCTAAATTTAATGGTGAAACAAAATTATACAAACTCTCAAATAAACCTGGACAAACACAAGTTGCTAAATTAATTGGTAAATATAATACGTGTAATGATTCTAATGATTGTTTTATCTCTGGTGCAGCTATAAATTCAGAGGGAAATAAAATTGCTCTTCTTACTTATAACAAAATATTTATCCTATCAGAATTTGAGGAGGATCATTTATTTAATGGAAAAATAGAAAAAATTAAACTTAACCACTTCTCTCAAAAAGAAGGAATTTGTTTTAAAAATGATTCTACTTTATTTATTGTTGATGAACGGAGAAAGAATTCTAAAGGAAAAATATATCAGTACCTATTACACAAATAA
- a CDS encoding NUDIX domain-containing protein: MADELIDILDENGKSTGEVRLKSEAHQLGLYHASVHIWLYTLDKNVLIQRRAENKDTYPNLWDVSVAGHISTGESKEDSAIREIEEEIGLSLNKKDLEFIGSYLAEKQPNAHILDNEFHYVYLAKLTKSIEHLTLQEEEVSAIKLIPIGILKSHLQNIETTKKYVPHDIEYYNFILKEITNRFQ; encoded by the coding sequence ATGGCAGACGAATTAATAGATATTTTAGATGAAAATGGTAAATCTACTGGAGAAGTTAGATTAAAATCTGAAGCGCATCAATTAGGATTATATCACGCCAGTGTTCATATATGGTTGTACACCTTAGATAAAAATGTTCTAATCCAACGACGCGCTGAGAATAAGGATACCTATCCAAACCTTTGGGATGTTTCTGTTGCTGGACATATTAGTACTGGAGAATCAAAAGAAGATTCTGCTATACGAGAGATTGAAGAAGAAATTGGGTTATCTCTAAATAAAAAGGACTTAGAATTTATCGGAAGCTATCTAGCAGAAAAACAACCAAACGCACATATACTAGATAATGAATTTCATTATGTGTATTTAGCTAAATTAACTAAATCAATAGAGCACCTCACATTACAAGAAGAAGAGGTTTCTGCTATTAAATTAATTCCAATTGGAATCCTTAAAAGTCATCTGCAGAATATAGAAACTACAAAGAAATATGTTCCTCACGATATTGAATATTATAATTTCATTCTTAAAGAAATCACAAATCGATTTCAATAA
- a CDS encoding GNAT family N-acetyltransferase, which yields MLELFTDRLQLKIVDTSNLSKIHELLSVPEVDLYNALGIPTNKEVTDVYLQEWIDDFEMRKEFVFAIYIQSSKEFIGLISLKIGNPKYSIGSIWYKLHPIFWSKGYATESAKRILKFSFEEIGLHRVEAGCAIANIGSVRVLEKIGMIREGHKRKVLPLKTGWSDNYEFAMLEEDWSN from the coding sequence GTGTTGGAGTTGTTTACAGATCGATTACAATTAAAAATCGTTGATACATCAAATTTGTCTAAAATTCATGAGTTGCTCTCTGTTCCAGAAGTGGACCTTTATAATGCATTAGGTATACCAACGAACAAAGAAGTTACTGATGTATATCTGCAGGAATGGATCGATGATTTCGAAATGAGAAAGGAATTTGTCTTTGCTATTTATATACAATCCAGTAAAGAGTTTATCGGTTTGATTTCTCTAAAAATTGGAAACCCTAAATATAGTATAGGATCCATTTGGTACAAACTACACCCAATTTTTTGGTCTAAAGGATATGCTACGGAGTCGGCTAAAAGAATTTTAAAATTTAGTTTCGAAGAAATTGGATTGCATAGGGTAGAAGCTGGTTGTGCTATAGCAAATATAGGTTCGGTTAGGGTATTGGAGAAAATTGGAATGATTAGAGAAGGTCATAAAAGAAAAGTGTTACCTCTTAAAACCGGTTGGTCCGATAATTATGAATTTGCCATGCTAGAAGAAGATTGGAGTAATTAA
- a CDS encoding helix-turn-helix domain-containing protein — MKIETCPNCGSNKYIKSGIVSNRQRYKCKSCNYFFSVNKIGKKIDDYYVNKALQLYLEGLTYREIERVLGVSHVSIMNWVKKYNIKRPYNHNYHPTYKILSGSELSIYFQNPTNLSGAGFVITELGDKFMLIRWERFRD, encoded by the coding sequence ATGAAAATCGAAACCTGCCCAAACTGTGGATCTAACAAATATATTAAAAGTGGAATAGTCTCTAATAGACAACGGTATAAATGTAAATCTTGTAATTATTTTTTTTCAGTAAATAAGATAGGTAAGAAGATTGATGATTATTATGTAAATAAGGCGCTACAACTATATCTAGAAGGGTTAACTTATCGAGAAATCGAACGGGTTTTAGGAGTGTCTCATGTAAGCATTATGAATTGGGTTAAAAAATATAACATAAAGAGACCTTACAACCATAATTATCATCCTACTTATAAGATTCTCAGCGGATCAGAGTTGTCGATTTACTTTCAAAACCCTACTAATTTATCAGGAGCAGGTTTCGTAATTACAGAACTGGGAGATAAGTTTATGTTAATAAGGTGGGAACGTTTTAGAGATTAA